A window from Podospora bellae-mahoneyi strain CBS 112042 chromosome 1 map unlocalized CBS112042p_1, whole genome shotgun sequence encodes these proteins:
- a CDS encoding uncharacterized protein (EggNog:ENOG503PIKS) — MESHDISAPNPQQTSITHNNKFHYFFDLPPEIREQIVEHVCLHPGGVYVTNGHVISARGVGQTARDFLNDPTAFEPYVAGPPVNMMLTCTELYRIASGIYYGRNMFHLRLASQRSKTLKTDQHGIRKVLMKTGKVDRLLLRSSDTQDDGNLGSVEGPRLSLRHVLVRIDRFGGAYLENKLIPALGYMILNGRLRRLEVEVPLGNEGLVRCVSPHYGLFAPPQDAMRTTMSLRRNPVMKALLVVLSDPYLEKASMRVRKSDSPSFWCQCHAPEVGSGEKSDDKPPMCFLKHLSGETCCRRRFDSFDKKFWAEVNIPRLIQECGIDSAQFRIKKVEAPDPFS; from the coding sequence ATGGAATCCCATGATATCAGCGCACCGAATCCACAGCAGACGAGTAtaacacacaacaacaagttTCATTACTTTTTCGACCTACCTCCAGAAATCCGCGAGCAGATAGTTGAGCACGTATGCCTCCATCCGGGAGGCGTATACGTCACCAACGGCCATGTGATCAGCGCTCGAGGCGTTGGCCAAACTGCCCGGGATTTCCTCAATGACCCTACTGCTTTCGAACCTTACGTGGCAGGCCCGCCTGTAAACATGATGCTCACGTGTACGGAATTGTATAGAATTGCGAGCGGGATATACTACGGCAGGAATATGTTTCATCTTCGCTTGGCGAGCCAACGGTCGAAAACACTAAAGACCGACCAACATGGCATCCGGAAGGTCCTCATGAAGACAGGGAAAGTCGAtaggttgctgctgaggagctCCGATACGCAGGATGACGGCAATCTTGGGTCAGTCGAAGGCCCAAGGCTGAGCTTGCGGCATGTCCTTGTTCGTATTGACCGGTTCGGAGGTGCCTACCTGGAAAACAAGCTGATACCTGCGCTGGGCTATATGATACTTAACGGAAGGCTTCGCCGCCTCGAGGTTGAAGTCCCCTTGGGCAACGAAGGCCTTGTCCGTTGCGTTTCACCACACTATGGCTTATttgcaccaccacaagacGCTATGCGTACGACGATGTCTTTGAGGCGCAACCCGGTGATGAAAGCGCTGCTGGTGGTTTTGTCGGACCCCTACCTGGAGAAGGCATCGATGAGAGTACGCAAGTCGGACAGCCCTTCTTTCTGGTGCCAGTGCCACGCTCCCGAAGTCGGCTCAGGCGAGAAGTCTGACGATAAACCTCCGATGTGCTTCTTGAAGCACTTATCTGGCGAAACTTGCTGCCGACGCCGATTTGACAGCTTCGACAAGAAATTCTGGGCAGAGGTCAACATTCCGAGGCTGATTCAAGAATGCGGCATCGACTCGGCTCAGTTCAGGATCAAGAAGGTCGAGGCCCCAGACCCCTTCTCCTGA